A genomic window from Pseudonocardia broussonetiae includes:
- a CDS encoding MraY family glycosyltransferase produces the protein MTAAVVTFLLVGPVRVLALQVGAVAWPRGRDVHVTPTARWGGLAMLAGVLAGVAMAYQLPAMRLAFAYSEEMVGVVLASLILVLVGALDDRYELDALTKLAGQTTAAGVMTLFGVQWTVLPDVFLGGQVGLGREQGVLLTVLLTVALVNAMNFVDGLDGLAAGIGLIAAGATALFTMGLVLRNGNDPFVFTPALIAFVLAGACLGFLPHNFNPARIFMGDSGSMLIGLLLAAATTMASGRLTDVTTGGDLLALFAPLIVLAAVVFIPVLDLLMAVVRRTRAGRSPFAPDKMHLHHRLLEIGHSQRRAVLLIYLWAGVLAFGAVALALIDDPFVVLWTVGVGLVVAVLASSVPRARTTR, from the coding sequence ATGACGGCCGCGGTCGTCACGTTCCTGCTGGTCGGGCCGGTGCGGGTGCTCGCGCTGCAGGTCGGCGCGGTGGCCTGGCCCCGCGGCCGCGACGTGCACGTCACGCCGACGGCCCGCTGGGGCGGGCTCGCGATGCTGGCCGGGGTGCTGGCGGGGGTCGCCATGGCCTACCAGCTCCCGGCGATGCGCCTGGCGTTCGCGTACTCCGAGGAGATGGTCGGGGTCGTGCTGGCCTCGCTGATCCTCGTGCTGGTCGGCGCGCTCGACGACCGCTACGAGCTCGACGCGCTCACCAAGCTGGCCGGCCAGACCACCGCGGCCGGGGTGATGACGCTGTTCGGCGTGCAGTGGACCGTGCTGCCGGACGTGTTCCTCGGCGGCCAGGTCGGGCTCGGGCGCGAGCAGGGCGTGCTGCTGACGGTGCTGCTCACCGTCGCGCTGGTGAACGCCATGAACTTCGTCGACGGCCTCGACGGGCTCGCCGCCGGGATCGGGCTGATCGCCGCCGGGGCCACCGCGCTGTTCACGATGGGCCTGGTGCTGCGCAACGGCAACGACCCCTTCGTCTTCACGCCGGCGCTCATCGCGTTCGTGCTGGCCGGCGCGTGCCTGGGCTTCCTGCCGCACAACTTCAACCCCGCGCGCATCTTCATGGGCGACTCCGGCTCCATGCTGATCGGCCTGCTGCTCGCCGCGGCCACCACGATGGCGTCCGGCCGGCTCACCGACGTCACCACCGGCGGCGACCTGCTGGCGCTGTTCGCCCCGCTGATCGTGCTCGCCGCGGTCGTGTTCATCCCGGTCCTGGACCTGCTGATGGCCGTCGTCCGGCGCACCCGGGCCGGACGCAGCCCGTTCGCGCCGGACAAGATGCACCTGCACCACCGGCTGCTGGAGATCGGGCACAGCCAGCGCCGCGCGGTGCTCCTGATCTACCTCTGGGCGGGCGTGCTCGCGTTCGGCGCCGTGGCGCTGGCGCTGATCGACGACCCGTTCGTCGTCCTGTGGACGGTGGGGGTCGGCCTCGTCGTGGCCGTGCTCGCCTCGTCCGTACCGAGAGCGAGGACCACCCGGTGA
- the atpB gene encoding F0F1 ATP synthase subunit A, whose protein sequence is MGEFVLAAEEFTPPGVGTFIYPPIFGEITKPIFQVVLAAVIVMAYFTFVTRKLTLVPSRSQFAAETIYGLARNTMARDQIGGAEFKPFIPLVLGLFSFVLVNNLFGIIPFIQFPSMSRIGFPIALALFVYVTYHYAGFRKHGFVGYIKHAALPPGVPIFVAPLIVVIELFTKFIFQPLSLALRVFAAMFAGHLILVLAVVGGEFLLFSGSALVVAAPFAFVAAIAFTFLEVLVMSIQAYVFALLAAVYIGAAVSSEH, encoded by the coding sequence TTGGGCGAGTTCGTACTGGCGGCCGAGGAGTTCACGCCCCCGGGCGTCGGCACCTTCATCTACCCCCCCATCTTCGGGGAGATCACGAAGCCGATCTTCCAGGTCGTCCTCGCCGCGGTGATCGTGATGGCGTACTTCACCTTCGTCACGCGCAAGCTGACGCTCGTGCCGAGCCGGTCGCAGTTCGCGGCCGAGACGATCTACGGCCTCGCGCGCAACACCATGGCCCGTGACCAGATCGGCGGGGCGGAGTTCAAGCCGTTCATCCCGCTGGTGCTGGGCCTGTTCAGCTTCGTGCTGGTGAACAACCTGTTCGGGATCATCCCGTTCATCCAGTTCCCCTCGATGTCGCGCATCGGCTTCCCGATCGCGCTCGCGCTGTTCGTGTACGTCACGTACCACTACGCGGGCTTCCGGAAGCACGGCTTCGTCGGCTACATCAAGCACGCGGCGCTGCCGCCGGGCGTCCCGATCTTCGTGGCGCCGCTGATCGTGGTCATCGAGCTGTTCACGAAGTTCATCTTCCAGCCGCTGTCGCTGGCCCTCCGAGTCTTCGCCGCCATGTTCGCGGGGCACCTGATCCTGGTGCTGGCCGTCGTCGGTGGCGAGTTCCTGCTGTTCTCCGGGAGCGCGCTGGTCGTGGCCGCACCGTTCGCGTTCGTCGCGGCCATCGCCTTCACCTTCCTCGAGGTGCTGGTCATGTCCATCCAGGCGTACGTGTTCGCGCTGCTCGCCGCGGTCTACATCGGCGCGGCGGTCTCCTCGGAACACTGA
- a CDS encoding ATP F0F1 synthase subunit C, with product MEGTPNVSTDIVLAQAAEAVNINPGLAAIGYGTSAIGAAIGVGMIWAAVISGTARQPEARGTLMGIAWTTFVLVELLALIGLVVFFIASAG from the coding sequence ATGGAAGGAACACCGAACGTGAGCACCGACATCGTCCTCGCCCAGGCCGCCGAGGCCGTGAACATCAACCCGGGCCTCGCGGCCATCGGGTACGGCACCAGCGCCATCGGCGCGGCCATCGGCGTGGGCATGATCTGGGCCGCCGTCATCAGCGGCACCGCCCGCCAGCCCGAGGCCCGCGGCACCCTGATGGGCATCGCGTGGACCACCTTCGTCCTCGTCGAGCTGCTCGCCCTGATCGGCCTGGTCGTCTTCTTCATCGCGTCGGCCGGCTGA
- a CDS encoding F0F1 ATP synthase subunit B: protein MILAAEEPLPVLPLPGELIVGIVAFAILLFVLNKYAVPRFEAMYAERTDAIEGGIKRAQDAQEQAERLKAEYEEQIAGLRAEAARIRDDARAEGAQIKAELRAQAEEEAARIKQRGEEQIVASREQAVRQLRGEIGGLSVQLASRLIGAELADTEARRGTVDSFLAELDGMAPRQTTGAS from the coding sequence GTGATCCTCGCCGCCGAGGAGCCGCTCCCGGTCCTTCCGCTGCCCGGTGAGCTGATCGTCGGCATCGTCGCCTTCGCCATCCTGCTCTTCGTGCTCAACAAGTACGCCGTGCCGCGCTTCGAGGCGATGTACGCGGAGCGCACCGACGCCATCGAGGGCGGCATCAAGCGCGCCCAGGACGCCCAGGAGCAGGCCGAGCGGCTCAAGGCCGAGTACGAGGAGCAGATCGCCGGGCTCCGCGCCGAGGCCGCCCGCATCCGCGACGACGCCCGTGCCGAGGGGGCGCAGATCAAGGCCGAGCTGCGCGCCCAGGCCGAGGAGGAGGCCGCGCGGATCAAGCAGCGCGGCGAGGAGCAGATCGTCGCGTCCCGCGAGCAGGCCGTGCGCCAGCTCCGGGGCGAGATCGGCGGCCTGTCCGTCCAGCTCGCCTCCCGGCTGATCGGCGCCGAGCTGGCCGACACCGAGGCCCGCCGCGGCACGGTCGACTCCTTCCTCGCCGAGCTCGACGGCATGGCGCCCCGGCAGACCACCGGAGCGAGCTGA
- a CDS encoding F0F1 ATP synthase subunit delta, translating to MAVVLQAASRESLRAAGERLDAIVDSASARDLSTLGDELFAITRLVVAQTALRRALGDPAVPEEARTGLLRNVVGTQVGETTLGVVDGLVGSRWSKASDLVEALETIARRATLAVAEKDGSLDDVEDQLFRFGRILDREPELKTLLSDTGQPEEKRAALLDTVLGDRVSPVTAALLRQTVRIPRGRHLDLAAEELAELAAARRDRYVARVTTAVALTDEQERRLADSLTRLYGRPMSLQVELDESLLGGLVVAVGGEVIDGSVAGRLAAAGRHLPS from the coding sequence ATGGCCGTGGTCCTCCAGGCCGCGAGCCGGGAGTCCCTGCGCGCGGCGGGCGAGCGGCTCGACGCGATCGTCGACTCCGCCTCCGCCCGCGACCTCTCGACGCTCGGCGACGAGCTGTTCGCGATCACGCGGCTGGTCGTGGCGCAGACGGCGCTGCGCCGGGCGCTGGGCGACCCCGCCGTCCCCGAGGAGGCCCGCACCGGCCTGCTGCGCAACGTCGTGGGCACGCAGGTGGGGGAGACGACCCTCGGGGTCGTCGACGGCCTGGTCGGCTCGCGCTGGTCCAAGGCGTCCGACCTGGTCGAGGCGCTGGAGACCATCGCGCGGCGGGCCACGCTCGCCGTCGCGGAGAAGGACGGCAGCCTCGACGACGTCGAGGACCAGCTGTTCCGCTTCGGCCGCATCCTCGACCGCGAGCCCGAGCTCAAGACGCTGCTCTCCGACACGGGGCAGCCGGAGGAGAAGCGCGCCGCGCTGCTCGACACCGTGCTGGGGGACCGGGTCTCCCCGGTCACCGCCGCACTGCTGCGCCAGACCGTCCGCATCCCGCGGGGCCGCCACCTCGACCTCGCGGCCGAGGAGCTGGCCGAGCTGGCCGCCGCCCGGCGCGACCGGTACGTCGCCCGGGTCACCACCGCCGTCGCGCTCACCGACGAGCAGGAGCGCCGGCTCGCCGACTCGCTCACGCGCCTCTACGGGCGTCCGATGTCGCTGCAGGTCGAGCTGGACGAATCCCTGCTCGGCGGACTGGTCGTCGCGGTCGGCGGAGAGGTCATCGACGGCAGCGTCGCGGGCCGGCTCGCCGCCGCCGGCCGCCACCTCCCGAGCTGA
- the atpA gene encoding F0F1 ATP synthase subunit alpha — MTELTISPEEIRSAISSYVSSLETGTSRDEVGHVSDTGDGIAHVEGLPSAMTNELLEFEGGVLGVALNLDQREIGAVILGDYAGIEEGQPVKRTGNILSVPVGDNFLGRVVDPLGNPIDGLGDIEAETQRVLELQAAGVMDRQGVSEPLQTGIKAIDAMTPIGRGQRQLIIGDRKTGKTAVCVDTIINQKQNWASGDPKQQVRCIYVAIGQKGSTIAGIRQSLEEAGALEYTTIVASPANDPAGFKWLAPYTGSAIGQHWMYEGKHVLIIFDDLSKQAEAYRAISLLLRRPPGREAYPGDVFYLHSRLLERCAKLSDEKGAGSMTGLPIIETKAGDVSAYIPTNVISITDGQVFLESDLFNQGVRPAINVGISVSRVGGDAQIKAMKTVSGSLRLDLSQYRELEAFAAFGSDLDAASAATLGRGSRLVELLKQGQYAPQPVEEQVVSILLGTRGHLDSVPVPDIQRFESEFLDHLRRNEEGILAEIRDEKKMSDELADRIATAVKSFKENFTATDGSSVVPKEKDAEALDEDDVDRESVKVNKPAPSGSSAK, encoded by the coding sequence ATGACAGAGCTGACGATCTCCCCGGAGGAGATCCGGAGCGCGATCTCCAGCTACGTCTCGTCGCTGGAGACCGGTACGTCCCGCGACGAGGTGGGCCACGTATCCGACACCGGTGACGGCATCGCCCACGTCGAGGGCCTGCCCTCGGCGATGACCAACGAGCTCCTCGAGTTCGAAGGCGGCGTGCTGGGTGTCGCACTGAACCTCGACCAGCGCGAGATCGGCGCGGTCATCCTCGGCGACTACGCCGGGATCGAGGAGGGCCAGCCGGTCAAGCGCACCGGCAACATCCTCTCGGTGCCGGTCGGCGACAACTTCCTGGGCCGGGTCGTCGACCCCCTGGGCAACCCGATCGACGGGCTCGGCGACATCGAGGCGGAGACCCAGCGCGTGCTGGAGCTCCAGGCCGCGGGCGTCATGGACCGCCAGGGCGTCAGCGAGCCGCTGCAGACCGGCATCAAGGCGATCGACGCCATGACGCCGATCGGCCGCGGCCAGCGCCAGCTGATCATCGGTGACCGCAAGACCGGCAAGACCGCGGTCTGCGTCGACACGATCATCAACCAGAAGCAGAACTGGGCGAGCGGCGACCCGAAGCAGCAGGTGCGCTGCATCTACGTCGCCATCGGCCAGAAGGGCTCCACGATCGCCGGCATCCGGCAGTCGCTGGAGGAGGCGGGCGCGCTGGAGTACACGACCATCGTCGCGTCCCCCGCCAACGACCCGGCCGGCTTCAAGTGGCTCGCGCCCTACACCGGCTCGGCCATCGGCCAGCACTGGATGTACGAGGGCAAGCACGTCCTCATCATCTTCGACGACCTGTCCAAGCAGGCCGAGGCCTACCGCGCCATCTCGCTGCTGCTGCGCCGCCCGCCGGGCCGCGAGGCCTACCCCGGCGACGTCTTCTACCTGCACTCCCGCCTGCTGGAGCGCTGCGCCAAGCTGTCCGACGAGAAGGGCGCCGGCTCGATGACCGGCCTCCCGATCATCGAGACCAAGGCGGGTGACGTCTCGGCCTACATCCCGACCAACGTCATCTCGATCACCGACGGCCAGGTGTTCCTCGAGTCCGACCTGTTCAACCAGGGCGTCCGGCCGGCGATCAACGTCGGCATCTCGGTCTCCCGGGTCGGCGGCGACGCGCAGATCAAGGCCATGAAGACGGTCTCGGGCTCGCTGCGCCTGGACCTGTCGCAGTACCGCGAGCTGGAGGCGTTCGCCGCCTTCGGTTCCGACCTCGACGCCGCGTCGGCCGCGACCCTGGGCCGCGGCAGCCGCCTGGTGGAGCTGCTCAAGCAGGGGCAGTACGCGCCCCAGCCCGTCGAGGAGCAGGTCGTCTCGATCCTGCTCGGCACCCGCGGCCACCTCGACTCGGTCCCCGTGCCCGACATCCAGCGCTTCGAGTCGGAGTTCCTCGACCACCTGCGGCGCAACGAGGAGGGCATCCTCGCCGAGATCCGCGACGAGAAGAAGATGTCCGACGAGCTCGCCGACCGCATCGCCACCGCGGTGAAGTCCTTCAAGGAGAACTTCACGGCCACCGACGGCTCGTCCGTGGTGCCGAAGGAGAAGGACGCCGAGGCCCTGGACGAGGACGACGTCGACCGCGAGTCCGTCAAGGTCAACAAGCCGGCCCCGTCCGGCAGCAGCGCGAAGTAG
- a CDS encoding F0F1 ATP synthase subunit gamma, whose protein sequence is MAAQIRVLRRRIKSTQSIKKITRAMELIATSRIVKARARVEESKPYAEQMTAVLSELASNSALDHPLLVERENASRAAVLVVTSDRGQAGGYNAGVLKEAEQLQSLLREQGKEPVLYVIGRKGVNYYRFRRRTVEQSWTGFSEQPDYENAAEVARTLVAAFMAGSDDTVATDGEREAGDDGVRGVDELHLVYTQFVNMVTQTPQARRMAPMEVEYTGSETDRIAADEPIGAAAGGGTPQAAGGDEKKMQPLYEFEPNAEALFDALLPKYIGARLFAALLESAASESANRQRAMKAATDNANELIRTLTLESNQARQAQITQEISEIVGGADALVSTGSES, encoded by the coding sequence ATGGCAGCGCAGATCCGTGTGCTGCGGCGGCGGATCAAGTCGACGCAGTCCATCAAGAAGATCACCCGCGCGATGGAGCTGATCGCGACCTCCCGGATCGTCAAGGCCCGGGCCCGGGTCGAGGAGTCCAAGCCCTACGCCGAGCAGATGACGGCCGTGCTCTCCGAGCTGGCCAGCAACTCCGCGCTCGACCACCCGCTGCTCGTCGAGCGGGAGAACGCCTCCCGGGCCGCGGTGCTGGTCGTCACCAGCGACCGCGGCCAGGCCGGCGGCTACAACGCCGGCGTGCTCAAGGAGGCCGAGCAGCTCCAGTCGCTCCTGCGCGAGCAGGGCAAGGAGCCGGTGCTCTACGTGATCGGGCGCAAGGGCGTGAACTACTACCGGTTCCGCCGGCGCACGGTCGAGCAGTCGTGGACCGGGTTCTCCGAGCAGCCCGACTACGAGAACGCCGCCGAGGTGGCGCGCACCCTCGTGGCGGCCTTCATGGCCGGCAGCGACGACACCGTCGCCACCGACGGCGAGCGGGAGGCCGGCGACGACGGCGTGCGCGGCGTCGACGAGCTGCACCTCGTCTACACCCAGTTCGTCAACATGGTCACGCAGACGCCGCAGGCGCGGCGGATGGCGCCCATGGAGGTCGAGTACACCGGCAGCGAGACCGACCGCATCGCGGCGGACGAGCCCATCGGTGCGGCGGCGGGCGGCGGCACGCCGCAGGCCGCCGGCGGCGACGAGAAGAAGATGCAGCCCCTCTACGAGTTCGAGCCGAACGCGGAGGCGCTGTTCGACGCGCTGCTGCCGAAGTACATCGGCGCGCGGCTGTTCGCCGCGCTGCTGGAGTCGGCCGCGTCGGAGTCGGCGAACCGGCAGCGGGCCATGAAGGCCGCCACCGACAACGCCAACGAACTGATCCGTACCCTGACGCTGGAGTCGAACCAGGCCCGTCAGGCCCAGATCACCCAGGAGATCAGTGAGATCGTCGGTGGCGCCGACGCTCTCGTGAGCACAGGAAGTGAGAGCTGA
- the atpD gene encoding F0F1 ATP synthase subunit beta yields the protein MTATADAPTGTRTGRVVRVTGPVVDVEFPRNEVPELYSALTVEVAFGDLAKTLTLEIAQHLGDNLVRTISMQPTDGVVRGQTVTDLGRPISVPVGDQVKGHVFNALGECLDKPDLEITGDLWGIHRKAPNFDQLEGKTEMLETGIKVLDLMTPYVVGGKIGLFGGAGVGKTVLIQEMIQRVALNFGGTSVFAGVGERTREGNDLITEMTESGVIQNTALVFGQMDEPPGTRMRVALSALTMAEYFRDELSQDVLLFIDNIFRFTQAGSEVSTLLGRMPSAVGYQPTLADEMGELQERITSTRGRSITSMQAIYVPADDYTDPAPATTFAHLDATTELSRPISQKGIYPAVDPLTSTSRILDPQYVGNEHFRVANEVKRILQKYQDLQDIIAILGIDELSEEDRQLVGRARRIERFLSQNLLVAEQFTQQKGSTVPLKETIEAFDKIAKGEFDDYPEQAFFLCGGIEDLEKNKKKLEG from the coding sequence ATGACCGCCACCGCTGACGCCCCCACCGGCACCAGGACCGGCCGGGTCGTCCGGGTCACCGGCCCGGTCGTCGACGTCGAGTTCCCCCGCAACGAGGTGCCCGAGCTCTACAGCGCCCTCACCGTCGAGGTCGCGTTCGGCGACCTCGCCAAGACGCTGACGCTGGAGATCGCCCAGCACCTCGGCGACAACCTCGTCCGCACGATCTCCATGCAGCCCACCGACGGCGTGGTCCGCGGCCAGACGGTCACCGACCTCGGCCGCCCGATCTCGGTGCCGGTCGGCGACCAGGTCAAGGGGCACGTGTTCAACGCGCTCGGCGAGTGCCTGGACAAGCCCGACCTCGAGATCACCGGCGACCTGTGGGGCATCCACCGCAAGGCGCCGAACTTCGACCAGCTCGAGGGCAAGACCGAGATGCTGGAGACCGGCATCAAGGTCCTCGACCTGATGACCCCGTACGTGGTCGGCGGCAAGATCGGCCTGTTCGGCGGGGCCGGCGTCGGCAAGACGGTGCTGATCCAGGAGATGATCCAGCGCGTCGCGCTGAACTTCGGTGGCACCTCGGTGTTCGCCGGTGTCGGCGAGCGCACCCGTGAGGGCAACGACCTCATCACGGAGATGACCGAGTCCGGCGTCATCCAGAACACCGCGCTGGTGTTCGGCCAGATGGACGAGCCGCCGGGCACGCGCATGCGCGTCGCCCTGTCCGCGCTGACGATGGCGGAGTACTTCCGCGACGAGCTCAGCCAGGACGTGCTGCTGTTCATCGACAACATCTTCCGGTTCACGCAGGCCGGGTCCGAGGTCTCCACGCTGCTCGGCCGGATGCCGTCCGCGGTGGGGTACCAGCCGACCCTGGCCGACGAGATGGGCGAGCTGCAGGAGCGCATCACCTCGACGCGCGGCCGCTCGATCACCTCGATGCAGGCGATCTACGTGCCCGCGGACGACTACACCGACCCCGCGCCGGCCACGACCTTCGCCCACCTGGACGCGACGACGGAGCTCTCCCGCCCCATCTCGCAGAAGGGCATCTACCCGGCGGTCGACCCGCTGACGTCCACCTCGCGGATCCTCGACCCGCAGTACGTCGGCAACGAGCACTTCCGGGTCGCCAACGAGGTCAAGCGGATCCTGCAGAAGTACCAGGACCTGCAGGACATCATCGCGATCCTCGGCATCGACGAGCTCTCCGAGGAGGACCGGCAGCTCGTGGGCCGGGCCCGCCGCATCGAGCGCTTCCTGTCGCAGAACCTGCTGGTCGCCGAGCAGTTCACCCAGCAGAAGGGCTCGACGGTCCCGCTCAAGGAGACCATCGAGGCCTTCGACAAGATCGCCAAGGGTGAGTTCGACGACTACCCCGAGCAGGCGTTCTTCCTCTGCGGTGGCATCGAGGACCTGGAGAAGAACAAGAAGAAGCTCGAGGGCTGA
- a CDS encoding F0F1 ATP synthase subunit epsilon — translation MAEMTVDLVAVERKIWSGQATFLKARTTVGEIGVLPGHQALLAQLEDAGVVRVDGTDGTSTTLAVRGGFLHITAENVTVLAEFAELADEIDVAGARAARDKADTSDPQGAADAAWAEARLQAAGE, via the coding sequence ATGGCTGAGATGACGGTCGACCTGGTCGCGGTCGAGCGGAAGATCTGGTCCGGTCAGGCCACCTTCCTCAAGGCCCGCACCACGGTCGGCGAGATCGGTGTCCTGCCGGGCCACCAGGCCCTGCTGGCGCAGCTCGAGGACGCCGGTGTCGTGCGCGTCGACGGCACCGACGGCACGTCCACCACGCTGGCCGTGCGCGGCGGCTTCCTGCACATCACCGCCGAGAACGTGACGGTGCTGGCGGAGTTCGCGGAGCTGGCCGACGAGATCGACGTCGCGGGGGCGCGCGCCGCCCGCGACAAGGCCGACACCTCGGACCCACAGGGCGCGGCCGACGCCGCGTGGGCCGAGGCGCGCCTGCAGGCCGCGGGCGAGTAG
- a CDS encoding DUF2550 domain-containing protein codes for MAATALGIVLIAACLCLGYLAFRRVRLMRGGGVDLNLRRRPAGVSRFASRDASAGWHSGVARYRGDELAWFRLTSFRPGASLQLDRNQLEIVDRRLPADAEAYVMPTTSAVLRCRSHGVDVELAMTPGVLMGFLAWLEAAPPGRSTGYRQAS; via the coding sequence ATGGCGGCCACGGCGCTCGGCATCGTCCTGATCGCCGCGTGCCTGTGCCTCGGATACCTCGCCTTCCGGCGAGTGCGCCTCATGCGGGGCGGTGGTGTGGACCTCAATCTGCGCCGCCGCCCCGCAGGCGTCTCCCGGTTCGCCTCCCGCGACGCCTCGGCCGGATGGCACTCCGGGGTCGCCCGCTACCGCGGCGACGAGCTGGCCTGGTTCCGGCTCACCTCGTTCCGCCCCGGCGCGTCCCTGCAGCTCGACCGCAACCAGCTCGAGATCGTCGACCGGCGGCTGCCGGCCGACGCCGAGGCGTACGTCATGCCCACGACGTCGGCCGTGCTGCGCTGCCGCAGCCACGGCGTCGACGTGGAGCTGGCGATGACCCCCGGCGTCCTCATGGGCTTCCTGGCCTGGCTGGAGGCCGCTCCGCCCGGGCGGAGCACCGGGTACCGCCAGGCCTCCTGA
- a CDS encoding cob(I)yrinic acid a,c-diamide adenosyltransferase yields the protein MAVHLTRIYTKTGDDGTTALGDFSRVRKTDVRLAAYADTDEANAAIGVAVTVGGLSDALLVPLAQVQNDLFDVGADLCSPIALDPEYPPLRVTEEYVTRLEGWCDEFNEDLPKLASFILPGGTPGAAYLHVARTVTRRAERSVWALLDDDPERTNPLTAQYLNRLSDLLFILGRAANPDGDVLWQPGGPQAGG from the coding sequence ATGGCCGTGCACCTGACGAGGATCTACACCAAGACCGGCGACGACGGGACCACCGCGCTCGGCGACTTCAGCCGCGTGCGCAAGACCGACGTCCGCCTCGCCGCGTACGCCGACACCGACGAGGCCAACGCGGCCATCGGCGTCGCCGTCACGGTCGGGGGGCTGTCGGACGCGCTGCTGGTGCCGCTGGCGCAGGTGCAGAACGACCTGTTCGACGTGGGGGCCGACCTGTGCTCCCCCATCGCCCTGGACCCCGAGTACCCGCCGCTGCGCGTCACCGAGGAGTACGTGACGCGGCTGGAGGGCTGGTGCGACGAGTTCAACGAGGACCTGCCCAAGCTGGCGTCGTTCATCCTGCCCGGCGGCACCCCGGGGGCGGCGTACCTGCACGTGGCCCGCACCGTGACCCGGCGGGCGGAGCGCAGCGTGTGGGCCCTGCTCGACGACGACCCGGAGCGCACGAACCCGCTCACCGCGCAGTACCTCAACCGCCTGTCGGACCTGCTGTTCATCCTGGGCCGCGCCGCCAACCCCGACGGCGACGTGCTGTGGCAGCCGGGCGGCCCGCAGGCGGGCGGCTGA
- the murA gene encoding UDP-N-acetylglucosamine 1-carboxyvinyltransferase, with the protein MAEHFAVDGGARLQGTVDVVGAKNSVLKLMAAALLAEGTTTLTNCPEILDVPLMADVLRSLGCTVTVDHGTVTIDVPAHPSAEADYRSVSKLRASVCVLGPLVARCRRAVVPLPGGDAIGSRPLDMHQAGLRKLGATTEIAHGRVVASAETLRGAQIWLDFPSVGATENILMAAVLAEGTTVIDNAAREPEMVDLCRMLQQMGAKIDGVGSSTLTVHGVTGLEPTQHRVIGDRIVGATWAFAAVMTRGEVTVRGVDPHHIDLVLDKLRSAGATTDIGPEGFTVAMDGRPRAVDFVTLPYPGFPTDLQPMAIALSAVADGTSMITENVFEARFRFVDEMVRLGADARTDGHHAVVRGVERLSSAPVWASDIRAGAGLVLAGLCAEGRTAVWDVDHIDRGYPRFVENLGGLGAAISRVVGEPAA; encoded by the coding sequence GTGGCTGAGCATTTCGCGGTGGACGGCGGCGCGCGCCTGCAGGGCACCGTCGACGTGGTGGGCGCCAAGAACAGCGTGTTGAAGCTCATGGCGGCGGCGCTGCTGGCCGAGGGCACCACGACGCTCACCAACTGTCCCGAGATCCTCGACGTGCCGCTGATGGCCGACGTGCTGCGCAGCCTGGGCTGCACGGTCACCGTCGACCACGGCACGGTGACGATCGACGTCCCCGCCCACCCGAGCGCGGAGGCCGACTACCGGTCGGTGTCGAAGCTGCGCGCGTCGGTGTGCGTGCTGGGCCCGCTGGTGGCCCGCTGCCGCCGCGCGGTCGTGCCGCTGCCCGGTGGCGACGCGATCGGCTCGCGGCCCCTGGACATGCACCAGGCCGGGCTGCGCAAGCTGGGCGCCACCACCGAGATCGCGCACGGGCGCGTCGTCGCCTCGGCGGAGACGCTGCGGGGCGCGCAGATCTGGCTCGACTTCCCCAGCGTCGGCGCCACGGAGAACATCCTCATGGCCGCGGTGCTGGCCGAGGGCACCACGGTGATCGACAACGCCGCGCGCGAGCCGGAGATGGTCGACCTCTGCCGGATGCTGCAGCAGATGGGCGCCAAGATCGACGGCGTCGGCAGCTCCACGCTCACCGTGCACGGCGTCACCGGGCTGGAGCCCACGCAGCACCGCGTGATCGGCGACCGGATCGTCGGGGCGACGTGGGCGTTCGCGGCGGTGATGACGCGCGGCGAGGTCACCGTGCGCGGCGTCGACCCGCACCACATCGACCTGGTCCTCGACAAGCTGCGCAGCGCCGGCGCCACCACCGACATCGGCCCCGAGGGGTTCACCGTCGCGATGGACGGGCGGCCGCGCGCCGTCGACTTCGTGACGCTGCCCTACCCGGGCTTCCCCACCGACCTGCAGCCCATGGCGATCGCGCTGTCCGCGGTGGCCGACGGCACGTCGATGATCACCGAGAACGTGTTCGAGGCGCGCTTCCGCTTCGTCGACGAGATGGTGCGCCTGGGCGCCGACGCCCGCACCGACGGCCACCACGCCGTCGTCCGCGGCGTGGAGCGGCTGTCCAGCGCGCCGGTGTGGGCCAGCGACATCCGCGCCGGCGCCGGGCTCGTGCTGGCCGGTCTGTGCGCCGAGGGCCGCACGGCCGTCTGGGACGTCGACCACATCGACCGCGGCTACCCGCGGTTCGTGGAGAACCTCGGCGGACTGGGCGCCGCCATCTCCCGCGTGGTGGGCGAACCGGCCGCGTGA